One genomic region from Salinicola endophyticus encodes:
- a CDS encoding PhoH family protein, translating to MVRIDKKANRLYVLDTNVLIHDPAALYHFEEHDVVIPMTVLEELDKHKNGMREIARTARQISRTLSDLTAHVTPEEIQQGIPIPRASGDPAGRLRFLCYQDLEPLETLENSPDNRILAETCRLRRDRPDASVILVTKDINLRVKAAALKVPVEDYLSDKAFDDLDAMIEGAKVYADAGRDGHGLWESLDVEVMVERAEGHTLYHLEGTIPEDWHVGMLVSDSDNGADFEAIVRSHSPRRATLQLLTNYRHHDGVWGVHAHDSRQNFALNLLMDPEIDFITLAGSAGTGKTFMTLAAAFQQTLDAKQFERIVFTRAPIPMGEDIGFLPGTEEEKMSPWMGAFHDNMDNLLRDEREGSTSWSDGATRQLIGSRVQIRSPTFMRGRTLNDTFLIIDEAQNFTPKQLKSLVTRAGRNTKIVCLGNVGQIDTPYLTANTCGMAAVVERFRNWPHAGHITLKSVERSRLALAAEELL from the coding sequence ATGGTGCGTATCGACAAGAAAGCGAACAGGCTCTACGTACTGGACACCAATGTCCTGATCCACGACCCCGCAGCCCTCTACCATTTCGAAGAGCATGATGTGGTCATCCCCATGACCGTGCTCGAGGAGCTCGACAAGCACAAGAACGGCATGCGCGAGATCGCTCGCACCGCCCGTCAGATCAGTCGCACACTCTCCGACCTCACCGCCCACGTCACCCCCGAGGAGATTCAGCAAGGCATTCCCATCCCGCGCGCCAGCGGCGACCCCGCCGGCCGCCTGCGCTTCCTCTGCTATCAGGATCTGGAACCGCTGGAGACCCTGGAGAACTCTCCGGACAACCGCATTCTCGCCGAGACCTGTCGCCTGCGCCGCGACCGCCCGGACGCCTCGGTCATCCTGGTGACCAAGGACATCAACCTGCGGGTCAAGGCCGCCGCGCTCAAGGTGCCGGTGGAGGACTACCTCAGCGACAAGGCCTTCGACGATCTCGACGCCATGATCGAGGGCGCCAAGGTCTATGCCGACGCCGGACGTGACGGCCATGGCCTGTGGGAGTCGCTGGATGTCGAAGTGATGGTCGAGCGTGCCGAGGGGCACACCCTCTACCATCTGGAAGGCACCATCCCCGAGGACTGGCATGTCGGCATGCTGGTCTCCGACAGCGACAACGGCGCCGACTTCGAGGCGATCGTGCGCAGCCACTCGCCCCGCCGTGCCACCCTGCAGTTGCTCACCAACTACCGCCATCACGACGGCGTCTGGGGCGTCCACGCCCACGACAGCCGCCAGAACTTCGCCCTCAACCTGCTGATGGACCCGGAGATCGACTTCATCACCCTCGCCGGCAGCGCAGGTACCGGCAAGACCTTCATGACCCTGGCCGCGGCTTTCCAGCAGACGCTGGACGCCAAGCAGTTCGAACGCATCGTCTTCACCCGCGCCCCCATCCCCATGGGTGAGGATATCGGCTTTCTGCCCGGCACCGAGGAGGAGAAGATGTCACCGTGGATGGGTGCCTTCCACGACAACATGGACAACCTGTTGCGCGACGAGCGCGAGGGCTCGACCAGCTGGAGCGATGGCGCCACGCGTCAGCTGATCGGCTCGCGGGTGCAGATCCGCTCACCCACCTTCATGCGCGGGCGCACCCTCAACGATACTTTCCTGATCATCGACGAGGCCCAGAACTTCACCCCCAAACAGCTCAAGTCCCTGGTCACCCGGGCCGGGCGCAACACCAAGATCGTCTGCCTGGGCAACGTCGGCCAGATCGACACGCCCTACCTCACCGCCAACACCTGCGGCATGGCCGCAGTGGTCGAGCGCTTCCGCAACTGGCCCCATGCCGGACACATCACGCTCAAGAGCGTGGAGCGTTCGCGCCTGGCGCTGGCGGCCGAAGAGCTGCTGTAA
- a CDS encoding peptidoglycan DD-metalloendopeptidase family protein: MLLLPVATMVTVLGTQKIIGVFDHADTAQTPIPVASTATISQSIIASAGDHDPADGPSTLQRLSDDIPLAQLKPLEVMDVDLIPQAQASEDIPAASTPAATGTGSTTAPATPLLAATALKSALALGASGHDFAADSDSDDDIGGTSYEDWTSDGALDPSGNPELGSEIASHEQYVPEWQSYTIQPGDSFALTAERTLGLAYSDVTQILGAVPDKKVLTRWRVGRTFDYKLDENGQLLALRVMKNPRDGYLIERDSETAEFAYSPIEKAGEATQRMFSGTVSGSFALSAQSTGLSSAEVSELTHVLSKKLDFRRDARAGDHFQVLVESDMIDGQSLDSKILAAKYEGQRMDLTVVRNSADDHFYTPDGNGLDPAFDRYPFQGHYRISSPFNLRRHHPVTGRISPHKGTDFAMRSGTPIDAPADGRVEKVVNHPLAGRYIVIRHDNGYVTRYLHLSKALVKPGDRVKMGQEIALSGNTGRTTGPHLHYEILVNNRQVDAMRVKLPDSQKLTGKALAAFKRQSENLLAKLDQGNGDEPAIAQVNPQKTQRGDDNI; this comes from the coding sequence GTGTTGCTGCTTCCGGTCGCCACCATGGTCACCGTGCTGGGTACGCAAAAGATCATCGGCGTCTTCGACCACGCCGACACCGCGCAGACACCGATTCCCGTCGCCTCGACCGCCACGATTTCGCAGTCGATCATCGCCTCGGCTGGCGATCATGATCCTGCGGACGGTCCTTCGACGCTCCAGCGTCTTTCCGATGATATTCCACTGGCGCAGTTGAAGCCGCTGGAAGTGATGGACGTCGATCTGATTCCCCAGGCGCAGGCCAGCGAGGATATCCCCGCAGCCAGCACCCCGGCCGCGACCGGCACCGGCTCGACCACCGCTCCCGCCACCCCGCTGCTCGCCGCCACGGCCCTCAAGTCGGCTCTGGCGCTGGGCGCCAGCGGCCATGATTTCGCCGCCGACAGCGACAGCGACGACGATATCGGCGGCACCTCCTACGAGGACTGGACTTCCGATGGGGCGCTCGATCCCAGCGGCAATCCCGAGCTCGGCAGCGAGATCGCTTCGCATGAGCAGTACGTACCGGAGTGGCAGAGCTACACCATCCAGCCGGGCGACTCCTTTGCCCTGACCGCCGAGCGCACCCTGGGGCTGGCATACAGCGACGTGACCCAGATCCTCGGCGCGGTACCGGACAAGAAGGTGCTGACCCGCTGGCGCGTCGGTCGTACCTTCGATTACAAGCTCGACGAGAACGGCCAGCTACTGGCCCTGCGGGTGATGAAGAACCCCCGCGACGGCTATCTGATCGAGCGTGACAGCGAGACCGCCGAGTTCGCCTACTCGCCGATCGAGAAAGCCGGCGAGGCCACCCAGCGCATGTTCAGCGGTACTGTCAGCGGCTCCTTCGCGCTCTCGGCGCAGTCCACCGGGCTCTCCAGTGCCGAGGTCTCCGAACTGACTCACGTGCTCTCGAAGAAGCTCGATTTCCGCCGCGACGCCCGCGCCGGCGATCACTTCCAGGTGCTGGTCGAATCCGACATGATCGACGGCCAGTCGCTGGACTCCAAGATCCTCGCCGCCAAGTACGAAGGCCAGCGCATGGATCTGACCGTGGTGCGCAACAGCGCCGACGACCACTTCTATACCCCGGACGGCAACGGCCTCGATCCCGCTTTCGATCGCTACCCCTTCCAGGGTCACTACCGGATCAGCTCGCCGTTCAACCTGCGCCGACATCATCCGGTCACCGGTCGAATCAGCCCGCACAAGGGCACAGACTTTGCCATGCGTAGCGGCACCCCGATCGATGCCCCCGCCGACGGCCGGGTCGAAAAGGTGGTCAACCATCCGCTCGCCGGCAGGTACATCGTGATCCGTCACGACAACGGCTACGTCACCCGCTACCTGCACCTGAGCAAGGCGCTGGTGAAGCCCGGCGACCGGGTCAAGATGGGTCAGGAAATCGCGCTCTCCGGCAATACCGGACGCACCACCGGGCCGCACCTGCACTACGAGATCCTGGTCAACAACCGCCAGGTCGACGCCATGCGCGTGAAGCTGCCGGATTCGCAGAAGCTGACCGGCAAGGCGCTGGCCGCCTTCAAGCGTCAGTCGGAAAACCTGCTGGCCAAGCTCGATCAGGGCAACGGCGACGAACCGGCCATCGCCCAGGTCAACCCGCAGAAGACCCAGCGCGGCGACGACAACATCTGA